The Crateriforma spongiae sequence CGTCGTGTTTTGTGCCGCTGGCAGCGAATCCCTCGACACAGTAAATGCAGATCACGTCCGCTAGCACTACCGGTCGTGCTAGCGAAACTCAAAATCAACTACCTGTTGTGCAATGCCCTTTAACGACGCGGCATTCGCGCCTGACCCCTTTGTTGTAATGTGGAGCCAAGTCCGTTTCACCGATTTGTTTTCCGGCGCTCGCGTGGACTACTGAGAAGCGATGATGAAGCCCCTGCCAAACGTCTGCGTCGCTGAACGGCATTTTGAAGAGAGACCGCGCCAACACCAAAAAGAAACATCAGGCTGGAAGCCGGTTCCGGGACCGCTGAGGCGTTGTGGGTGAATGACCTCCACTGCGTTTCACCCTGTGCATTGGTTGTTCCGTCACCGAACAATATCGTTTCTGTCGTGGCCCCGCTGGAGTAAGTCGTGCCGGTAAGAATCAAGTTTCCATCCTGAAACAAACGGATGGGGCTCCCCAAAGTTTTCCCGTCAACGACAAGTGAGTAGTCGTGGAAGGCATTGGTATCCACTGATG is a genomic window containing:
- a CDS encoding PEP-CTERM sorting domain-containing protein — its product is VDFEMAYISGFSNQVFREVGLVAVTVAPDVSAALFVGNDEVFFLDGPLSRGPENTSVDTNAFHDYSLVVDGKTLGSPIRLFQDGNLILTGTTYSSGATTETILFGDGTTNAQGETQWRSFTHNASAVPEPASSLMFLFGVGAVSLQNAVQRRRRLAGASSSLLSSPRERRKTNR